CATGGCATGACTGCTTATGATCCTAGAGATGGTTCTTGTGAGACGTTTGAGTTGCCTAATGACAATTGGTGGAAGACAGGAGTTTGTGTTATAGACAATGTGCTCTACGTTTACTTCTCTAGATTCGGGTTAATGTGGTATGACTCTCAACTGAGGCTATGGAGggtagtttatgatttggatcTTGGCAAACCTCAAGGCGTTGCAATGGCTGAATACTATGGGAAGTTGGCGTTTCTATGGGAGAAACCAAGTCTTCTTTTTCGTGGAAGCAAAGAGATTTGGTGTAGAATGATTGGCTTGGCTAGGAGTGAAGAAGGATTCAATGGAGCTGCAGAACCGTCTCAACTTCTCCGGATTGTTCCTCNGCAAAGGTTTCAGTAGACAGGAAGGTTTGTGCTTTAAGCTTTCATCATGGCATGACTGCTTATGATCCTAGAGATGGTTCTTGTGAGACGTTTGAGTTGCCTAATGACAATTGGTGGAAGACAGGAGTTTGTGTTATAGACAATGTGCTCTACGTTTACTTCTCTAGATTCGGGTTAATGTGGTATGACTCTCAACTGAGGCTATGGAGggtagtttatgatttggatcTTGGCAAACCTCAAGGCGTTGCAATGGCTGAATACTATGGGAAGTTGGCGTTTCTATGGGAGAAACCAAGTCTTCTTTTTCGTGGAAGCAAAGAGATTTGGTGTAGAATGATTGGCTTGGCTAGGAGTGAAGAAGGATTCAATGGAGCTGCAGAACCCTCTCAACTTCTCCGGATTGTTCCTCACAGCTATAGTCTTTACCACTGTCTGTCTCTTGGTTAAACTCTGACATCTATTGTAGACGATAAGTGTGTAGTACTTTCTTTGGTATACAATAAATGATTGTTTTGGATAGGACTATAGGAGTTAAGTAAAGGTATCATTTGACTGTAGAACCATCTCAACTTCTCGGTATTGTTCCTCGCGGCTATAGATTGCTGCATTGTCTTTCTCTTTCGGTTCAAACACAATTGATATAATGTTGATACTtgatggtgaatgatgatgttttCGTTAGTCATTTACAGTTTGTGTCTACAGAATTATGAATGTGCTCTGCTGCTTATCAAGGTTTGTGTGTGTGACTGTATCTCACTCAGTTACATAGGCGTTGCTGTGTTTTTCTTGTCTCTTTCTACTAAACCGATTCAAATGAAAGCAAAAGATTATAAGTTTCTCTAAATTAAAGACTCTTTTTTCCAATGTATGATTAAGAAAAATGTCAAAGATGAAGCTCTTTTATAACCTCcaagattgtttcttttgaggGTTCAAGAACTAAAGAAAGACGTAACACTTATTACACCAACTCAAATTATAAACCGATTTTAACCGATTAAAACTGAATCATAGAAGAAATAAGCCGGTTTATGGTTTTTGGCTATATAACCAAATTGAATAAAAATCTCAATTCCTCTGAAAGATTCTCATTCTCTTAAGTCTTCCACTTCAAACTAAGCTCCATGTCTCACCTCGCCGCTTCTAACGCTGACGAACCACCGCGAAAAACCAACCATCCACCGTCGTCTTCGCCGTCATTGTTTTCACTGCCATTGGACATGGTTTTAAACGTCTTAGCACGCGTACCAAAACGGTATTACCCAATCCTCTGTTGCGTCTGCAAGAACTTGAGAAGTCTTGTTCGCTCGAATGAGATTCAAGAGACTCGATCTTTACTCGGAAAAGATTCTGTTTATATCTGTTTCATGGACGTAACCTATCGTCCCATATACGACTACTGGTACGCAGCGTACGCTCTTCGCAGGACTGAGTACAGTACGACTGAGAATCTCTTTGAATCGATAAAAGACTTCTCGAATCCTTCCGAGCCTTTTCGTTCTTCTCACATGATCGCCGTTGGTCCAGAGATCTTCTTGATTCCCGGATCCGACATTCCTTCATCAAGCTTATGGATTCTTGACACCCTATCTGAAGAGTTGCGTCAAGGACCTAGCTTGTTAGTGAAGCGACGGTACAACGGCGTAGGACTAGTTGGAGGTAAGATCTATGTGATCGGAGGATGTAGAGACGGCGATATTCCAGCGGAAATATTTGACCTAAAGACGCAAACTTGGGAAGCAGCTCCGACTCCCGATGAAAAAGAAAGTTGCATATGGAAATATGGGGTAAATGTTACACTAGACAGAAAGGTTTATGCTCTATGTCCTCGTGAAGTGACTACGTATGATACTAGAGATGGTTCTTGTCAGAGATCCGAAATGCTTAATGATGAGTGGCTGGCCACAGGAAAGTGCGTGATTGACAATTTGCTTTACGTTTACTTCTCCAGATTCGGGTTAATGTGGTATGACTCTAAACTGATGCTATGGAAAGTGGTTTATGGTTTGGATCTTGGCAAACCTCAAGGCTATATTGCAATGGCTGAATACTATGGGAAGTTGGCATTTTtatgggaagaagaaaaacaaagtctTGTTAGTAGTGATGAAAGCAAAGAGATTTGGTGTAGAATGATTGTTTTGCTTAGGAGTGACGTAGGAATTCATGGGACTTCAGAACCCTCTCAACTTCTCGGGACTGTCCCTCATGGTTATGAAATGTGTCATTGTCTGTCTCTTTCGGGTTAGACATTGTTGATGGTGAACATCAAATACTACTTCCTCTTTGGTCTTAAATAGGAGCCAAAGAAGGGTTCATGTAATGTAACTGCAGAACCTTGTCAACTTACTTATGCTATATAGATTTCAGTACCTGTCTCTTTCATAAAACTGATGAATATTTGAATGTAGTTGATGAGATCAATACAGTTTCTTTACATGATTATTTGAAGGAATGGCaacataaatgaaattttagTGCCAGTAGTAAAGTatagttttccttttatttgatttttttttgaaaacaaaatcgTCAAATAGATTTTGGGGTGCAGAAATAAAGTGTAAGGAATCAAACTGAAGTTACTCTTTTgggattagatttttttttgttacgttCAAATCTCTTTCggttcaaaattataaaatttctcaaattagTCATCCATTAAGGCATAATTTACCTAGTCAAATGTTATTCTTTCCAAATGTATGACTATTGACTAATGCATATTTGGGCTAATTGCGTTGGTTCATGCCGTTCAAgaagtttaaataaaataaaaaaagtaataaaagttTTGACttgtgagaaagaaaaatattcaatattggAAAGAATTGGCAACATGAATGAAATTTTACAGTCAGTAAAGTatagttttccttttatttgaaataaattttaaaacaaaatcatcaaataataaatttttgggGTGCAGAAATAAAGTGTAAAAGGAATCAAATATTGTCAGcggaaaataaattaaaaacgtGGGCTTttgggagaaagaaagaaagaaaaaaaacactttaaacCCTCTTTTTTTGGGTGTATCCGATTCCGTAGCAAACACATCCGAACTCTTGCACGGCGCTCACTAATGTCTGAGAACGCAGCCAACAACAAGAGCATCATGGAGACCAAGATTTGTAAAGACGCCATCGTCTCTGaattacagaagaagaaagttcaTCTCTTTTACTGCTTAGAGTGCGAAGAGCTTGCTCGCAATATCGCCTCTGAATCTGACCATATCACTCTTCAATCCATCAACTGGAGGTGATCTTTCTTCCCCCTCCCTCATTTTCTCCGTTCTCTTCTTTGATATGTTTTGATGGGTTTATGTGAGTTTAGGTTCAGTAAAAATCGTATCTTTATTCTGAAATTTGGGTTTAACTCTGCTCAAAATATTCCCTTTTTGTTGTTCTGCTCCAGattctgtgttttgtttgtgtggcTGTTTGATATTTGTGGCTTATATATATTGGATTGAATTGTGTTTTGgtcatttgttatatatatatatatatatatatatatgattttcagGAGTTTTGCTGATGGATTCCCCAATCTGTTTATCAACAACGCACATGGCATCCGAGGACAGCACGTTGCCTTCCTTGCTTCATTCAGTTCTCCTGCGGTTATCTTTGAGCAGATCTCTGTTATTTACTTGCTCCCTCGCTTGTTTGTCGCTTCCTTCACTTTGGTGTTGCCTTTCTTCCCCACTGGCTCTTTTGAGAGAATGGAAGAGGAAGGAGAGGTAGCAACTGCTGTTACCATGGCAAGGATTGTCTCTAATATCCCTATTTCACGTGGAGGTCCGACTAGTGTTATCATCTATGACATCCACGCTCTGcaggttttgtttatttttacttctGATTTATCTCCAAGTTTTGCTACATTTATTTGTGGAATTCAGGTTCatcactctctctctatatatatgttcatgtttTGCAGGAAAGGTTTTACTTTGCTGACCAGGTTCTTCCTTTGTTTGAGACTGGTATCCCGTTGTTGACTAAACGCCTTCAGCAGCTTCCCGAAACTGAGAAAGTTAGTTCATGAAATCTTTGTTAGTTTTATCCAGTTCAGAAGGGGCAAAACTGTTACTGATTGTGTCCCAGTTGTGTTTTTAGTGACtattctttgtgtttgtttttgtctccTTCAACTATAGTTGATTCCTTTTGTTTGCAGGTCATAGTTGCATTTCCAGATGATGGAGCCTGGAAGCGTTTCCACAAGCTCTTGGATCAGTACCCCACGGTGTGTAGCTATCTAATCTGATATTTCATTCATCTTCATTTGAACATATTTATGACCTTCACGATATCTAATGGATCTCAATCTTGGATCATAATAGGTTGTGTGCACAAAGGTTCGTGAAGGCGATAAGAGAATAGTCAGGCTGAAGGAAGGTAACCCCGCTGGTTGTCACGTTGTTATCGTGGATGATCTTGTGCAGTCTGGGGGTACACTCATCGAATGCCAGGTATCGTAACCCTCATGAACAATCTCCCTGCATTTTGCATCTACCTATAGCAATCTTCAATGACTTCTTAAACACACAAGTGTTAAGTTAAAAACTAAGGACATGCTTTTATGTCAAACTTAATTAAGTCTTTCATTCTAATTTGTGCTAACATTCCAAGTTCAGACTAGTTTTGATCGAAAATACTTGTCATTTCTTTAATCTGCAGATGATGTTTTATGAGAATCTAGTCTGAAATTGTCAAGAGAATGGCGGTTTCATTCGTCTTAActgtttcactttcttttttgtcaCACAGAAAGTATTGGCAGCTCATGGAGCCGCGAAGGTGAGTGCTTATGTAACTCACGGTGTCTTCCCAAAGAGCTCGTGGGAGCGTTTCACCCACAAGAACAATGGTAAGTATCTGTGTAAGAGTAACTGACTTTGTTCATTGTTctatttacattttgttttattttttaaaactgaaGTCTGCATTATTGTTTCTTCGAATTAGGATTGGAAGAAGCGTTTGCTTACTTCTGGATCACGGATTCTTGTCCACAGACGGTTAAGGCCATAGGAAACAAAGCTCCTTTCGAAGTCTTGAGCCTCGCAGGATCCATTGCTGATGCTCTGCAGATATGAAGCAATAGAGAGATAAAGCCTGGTTCTTTTGCTCGTTTTGGTGATTTTGCCTTGAACTTGTACTCTTAAAAGAGATTTGCTCCTATCCTAGCTGGTCAATTTATGAAATAATCATGTCACTTTTGCTGAAATAACTAGACACATTGTTGAAACTTCGTACTCTCTTCTTGTTGATTGAATCGTTTAAGTtcagaaaattcaaaaaacccAAACACGTGTGGTTCTGTTGTCCAATATTCCCACACGTGTGGTTCTGTTCTTCAGTATTACCACACGTGTGGTTTTGTTGTTCAATATTCCCACACGTGTGTAATCTCCCGCAAAAggataagtttttgtttttcccataAATGTCTCACCTTTAAACTTCCGGCGGGTGAAAAATGTCTCCGACGATCTTATGCTACTCAGGTGTGACAGTACCGGCGATTTCGTCACCGGCTTCTTATCTCCGATTGATAGACACACAATGTAGTACGATGAGAGAACTCAAGCAAGTTCACGCCAATCTCATCAAAACCGGTTTAATCTCAGATACTGTTGCCGCGAGCCGTGTCCTCGCCTTCTGCTGCGCGTCTCCGTCAGATATGAATTACGCTTATTTGGTATTCACAAGGATCATTCACAAGAACCAATTCGTGTGGAACACTATAATCCGTGGTTTCTCACGGAGCTCGTATCCAGAGATGGCGGTTTCTATTTTCATCGATATGTTGTGTTCTTCTCCGTATGTGAAGCCGCAGAGATTGACTTATCCTTCGGTGTTCAAAGCATATGGTAGACTTGGGCGAGCTCGTGATGGGAGGCAATTGCACGGGAGGGTTATTAAAGAGGGGGTTGAAGACGACTCATTTATACGGAATACGATGCTGCATATGTACGTGACTTGTGGGTGTGTTGTTGAAGCTTGGAGAATCTTTATGGGGATGACTGGTTTTGATGTTGTTGCTTGGAATTCGATGATGATGGGTCTTGCTAAAAGTGGATTGATTGATCAGGCACAGAAGCTGTTCGATGAAACGCCGCAGAGGAATGAAGTTTCTTGGAACTCTATGATTAGTGGGTTTGTGAGGAATGGTAAATTTAAGGATGCGTTGGAGATGTTTCGTGAGATGCAGGAGAGAGATGTGAAACCTGATGGGTTTACAATGGTGAGTTTGTTGAATGCTTGTGCATACCTTGGAGCTAACGAGCAAGGGAGATGGATACATGAATATATAATTAGGAATAGATTTGAATTGAATAGTATAGTTATTACAGCACTCATAGATATGTACTGCAAGTGCGGGTGTATTGAGGAAGGTCTAAAGGAGTTTGAGTGTGCTCCTAAGAAGAAGCAATTATTGTGTTCGAATTCTATGATTCTTGGTCTAGCGAATAATGGATGCGAGGAAAGGGCTATGGATTTGTTCTTGGAGTTAGAGCGTTATGGCTTGGAACCGGATTCAGTCAGCTTCATTGGTGTTTTAACAGCTTGTGCTTACTCTGGGGATGTACATAAAGCTGGGGAGTTTTTCAGATTAATGAGAGATAAATATATGATTGAGCCATCAATAAAACACTACACTTGCATGGTTAATGTGCTGGGTGGAGCGGGGCACCTTGATGAAGCAGAATCATTGATAAAGAAGATGCCAGTGGAGGAAGATGCTATTATATGGAGTTCTTTGCTTGCAGCTTGCAGGAAAAACGGTAATGTTGAGATGGCTAAACGCGCAGCAAACTGTTTGAAGAAGCTGGATCCAGATGAAACTTGTGGTTATGTGCTCATGTCTAACGCATATGCTTCTTATGGCTTGTTCGAAGAGGCAGTTGAGCAGAGGCTTTTGATGAAGGAAAGACAAATGGAGAAAGAAGTTGGCTGCAGTTCGATTGAAGTGGATTTTGAAGTTCATGAGTTTGTATCTTGTGGGAAAAGACATCCTAAATCTACAGAGATTTACAGCTTACTCGGTATTTTAAACTGGGATGTCTctgcaataaaatcaggtttgcTACTGCTCAGTTCGATGAATTGTTTGATGCTACAACTAGGATCGGTTACACTTATCTAACAGAGAAATAAGCAACTTCATAGTTCTGATCTTCTGGGGATGTAGCCGAAGATAAGGTATTATACCGATTTcttatattgttaataatgCATAGTTCATATACAAAAGATACACTCTCTTAAAACCACACCTGATAGTCTTATTCTATAGGTTTCGTCCAGGTCATGCTATCTGAGCAGCAATATAAGCCATGTATGTGAATACAAGATTCCACAAAAAGCTTCCTAGGTGAGCAATTAGCAATCTTTTCTCAAGCCCATTTTAGGTTCCAAATCACTCTTGTAAAGTAGGCATATGGATTGTCCACGCACCAGAGTGAGTATGTTGGTATGATGCTTGTGTTCTGCTGTGCAGCAAGTCTACTAGTCGCTTCTGCTGTTTTTTTGCTACTGAAATAACCGCTATGAGGGTTATTAATATCTTGTCTTCATTTTCTGAGAAATTCTTGCTTTTTGGTATAATAATAAGTTAATGGAGAAACTGgtgatgaaaatattttgatgatgttgctgGTTGTTGTCAGTCTTGTACATTTGCATATGTCTATATTGTTGGTCGGAGACGTAGTTAAGGCCTATGCATGTGTTGCACTAACAATGGAAATTTATGGCAAGCATGGTTCTGAGTCTTTATTTCTAATCAAAGCCATGGCATGCTTTGCAGTTCACTCTGACCATGTATAGTACCTATGTTGTGTGTGATCAATACAGGGAAGTGTCCAAAAGGGAATATTTCAATAGAAAACTTGATAGAGAAAGTTGATTTGGATATGCACAAGTGATTGTTCCAAATCCAGAACAATCTTTTGGAACTCCGTCTACATGTTCTTGAAGGTTAGTTTATCATTCGGGTTTTCTATGCGTTTATGGTTTATCTACTAAGTTTTCCGTGAGGTAGAAGGAGaaaaaattcacatattttccTCTTTACTGGCTAGATATAAGTACATGGAAGATAAGCTTCAGGTTCACCAAATATGTTATTCTACCTACAGAACTACAGAAGTATTGATTTTAATTCAAGGTAGTTATATACTGGAAATAGGATAATAGGCTATGATCTTCAA
The sequence above is drawn from the Camelina sativa cultivar DH55 chromosome 4, Cs, whole genome shotgun sequence genome and encodes:
- the LOC104784382 gene encoding F-box/kelch-repeat protein At2g44700-like; the encoded protein is MSHLAASNADEPPRKTNHPPSSSPSLFSLPLDMVLNVLARVPKRYYPILCCVCKNLRSLVRSNEIQETRSLLGKDSVYICFMDVTYRPIYDYWYAAYALRRTEYSTTENLFESIKDFSNPSEPFRSSHMIAVGPEIFLIPGSDIPSSSLWILDTLSEELRQGPSLLVKRRYNGVGLVGGKIYVIGGCRDGDIPAEIFDLKTQTWEAAPTPDEKESCIWKYGVNVTLDRKVYALCPREVTTYDTRDGSCQRSEMLNDEWLATGKCVIDNLLYVYFSRFGLMWYDSKLMLWKVVYGLDLGKPQGYIAMAEYYGKLAFLWEEEKQSLVSSDESKEIWCRMIVLLRSDVGIHGTSEPSQLLGTVPHGYEMCHCLSLSG
- the LOC104782801 gene encoding ribose-phosphate pyrophosphokinase 4: MSENAANNKSIMETKICKDAIVSELQKKKVHLFYCLECEELARNIASESDHITLQSINWRSFADGFPNLFINNAHGIRGQHVAFLASFSSPAVIFEQISVIYLLPRLFVASFTLVLPFFPTGSFERMEEEGEVATAVTMARIVSNIPISRGGPTSVIIYDIHALQERFYFADQVLPLFETGIPLLTKRLQQLPETEKVIVAFPDDGAWKRFHKLLDQYPTVVCTKVREGDKRIVRLKEGNPAGCHVVIVDDLVQSGGTLIECQKVLAAHGAAKVSAYVTHGVFPKSSWERFTHKNNGLEEAFAYFWITDSCPQTVKAIGNKAPFEVLSLAGSIADALQI
- the LOC104782800 gene encoding pentatricopeptide repeat-containing protein At2g42920, chloroplastic-like, producing the protein MSPTILCYSGVTVPAISSPASYLRLIDTQCSTMRELKQVHANLIKTGLISDTVAASRVLAFCCASPSDMNYAYLVFTRIIHKNQFVWNTIIRGFSRSSYPEMAVSIFIDMLCSSPYVKPQRLTYPSVFKAYGRLGRARDGRQLHGRVIKEGVEDDSFIRNTMLHMYVTCGCVVEAWRIFMGMTGFDVVAWNSMMMGLAKSGLIDQAQKLFDETPQRNEVSWNSMISGFVRNGKFKDALEMFREMQERDVKPDGFTMVSLLNACAYLGANEQGRWIHEYIIRNRFELNSIVITALIDMYCKCGCIEEGLKEFECAPKKKQLLCSNSMILGLANNGCEERAMDLFLELERYGLEPDSVSFIGVLTACAYSGDVHKAGEFFRLMRDKYMIEPSIKHYTCMVNVLGGAGHLDEAESLIKKMPVEEDAIIWSSLLAACRKNGNVEMAKRAANCLKKLDPDETCGYVLMSNAYASYGLFEEAVEQRLLMKERQMEKEVGCSSIEVDFEVHEFVSCGKRHPKSTEIYSLLGILNWDVSAIKSGLLLLSSMNCLMLQLGSVTLI